The Desmodus rotundus isolate HL8 chromosome 3, HLdesRot8A.1, whole genome shotgun sequence genome includes a region encoding these proteins:
- the CDC42EP1 gene encoding cdc42 effector protein 1: MPGPQGAGGAPVMSLGKLSPVGWASSSQGKRRLTADMISPPLGDFRHTMHVGRGGDVFGDTSFLSNHGGSSRGTHRSPRSFLAKKLQQVRRVGVPPRRLASPPSPSPAPPPVSPIIKNAISLPQLNQAAYDSLVVSKLSFNSSPAGSTDGHSSYGLDSGFCTISRVPRAEKPRDRDRDSSFPTEPELHRSDSLLSFRLDLDLGPSLLSELLGVMSLSEASAAETPASAPAANPSIPAANPPTPASSPPPRGRCPNGVTAGLGPVAEARANLVGECPRAPADMAPGRHWGTGWGGSRGSRHYTEMDARRELVKVLPQGRASWESLDEEWEAPQAGSRAPVPSTVQTNTFEFADAEEDDEVKV; encoded by the exons ATGCCAGGCCCCCAGGGGGCTGGAGGAGCCCCTGTCATGAGCCTGGGCAAGCTGTCACCCGTGGGCTGGGCATCCAGCTCTCAGGGAAAGAGGCGGCTGACTGCAGACATGATCAGCCCCCCACTCGGGGACTTCCGACACACCATGCATGTGGGCCGTGGCGGGGACGTCTTTGGTGACACCTCCTTCCTCAGCAACCACGGGGGCAGCTCCCGGGGTACCCACCGTTCACCTCGAAGCTTCCTGGCCAAGAAGCTACAGCAAGTGCGCAGAGTGGGGGTACCGCCCCGTCGGTTAGCTTCCCCACCGTCACCTTCACCTGCTCCACCCCCAGTCTCCCCCATCATCAAGAATGCCATCTCCCTTCCCCAACTCAACCAGGCTGCCTACGACAGCCTCGTGGTGAGCAAGCTCAGCTTCAACAGCAGCCCGGCCGGCTCCACGGACGGCCACTCCAGTTATG GCTTGGACTCCGGGTTCTGCACCATCTCCCGCGTGCCTCGGGCGGAAAAGCCTCGTGACCGAGACCGTGACAGTTCCTTCCCCACCGAACCTGAGCTTCACCGCTCTGATTCCCTCTTGTCCTTCCGTCTGGACCTGGACCTTGGGCCCTCTCTCCTCAGCGAGCTCCTGGGGGTTATGAGCCTCTCAGAAGCCTCTGCAGCCGAgaccccagcctcagcccctgcGGCAAACCCCTCCATCCCTGCTGcaaacccccccacccctgcctcaagCCCTCCACCCCGTGGACGCTGCCCCAACGGGGTAACCGCTGGGTTGGGCCCAGTGGCCGAGGCGAGGGCCAACCTGGTGGGAGAGTGCCCCCGTGCACCTGCTGATATGGCCCCTGGCAGGCACTGGGGAACaggctggggtggcagcaggggcAGCCGGCACTACACTGAGATGGATGCTCGGCGGGAGCTGGTGAAGGTGCTGCCCCAGGGTCGGGCCTCTTGGGAGAGCCTGGATGAAGAGTGGGAGGCaccccaggcaggcagcagggctcCTGTGCCCAGCACGGTGCAAACAAACACCTTCGAGTTTGCCGATGCTGAGGAGGACGACGAGGTCAAGGTGTGA
- the LGALS2 gene encoding galectin-2 isoform X3, whose product MSGKFEIMNMDMKLGTTLKIKGKIADDANGFVINLGQGTDTLDLHFNPRFGESTIVCNSWDGNNWGQEQREDHMCFSPGSEVKAGPQPPELPECAGRVQPLLLQAWLSRQHLAD is encoded by the exons ATGTCG GGGAAATTTGAGATTATGAACATGGACATGAAGTTGGGGACAACCCTGAAGATCAAGGGCAAGATCGCCGATGATGCTAATGG CTTTGTGATTAATCTGGGCCAGGGGACAGACACACTGGATCTGCATTTCAACCCACGTTTTGGTGAATCCACCATAGTCTGCAATTCATGGGATGGCAACAACTGGGGGCAGGAGCAACGGGAAGATCACATGTGCTTCAGCCCAGGGTCAGAGGTCAAG GCTGGGCCACAGCCACCTGAGCTACCTGAGTGTGCTGGGAGGGTTCAGCCTCTTCTCCTTCAAGCTTGGCTGAGCAGGCAGCACCTCGCAGACTGA
- the LGALS2 gene encoding galectin-2 isoform X2 — MNMDMKLGTTLKIKGKIADDANGFVINLGQGTDTLDLHFNPRFGESTIVCNSWDGNNWGQEQREDHMCFSPGSEVKFTVTFESDKFKVKLPDGYQLTFPNRLGHSHLSYLSVLGGFSLFSFKLG, encoded by the exons ATGAACATGGACATGAAGTTGGGGACAACCCTGAAGATCAAGGGCAAGATCGCCGATGATGCTAATGG CTTTGTGATTAATCTGGGCCAGGGGACAGACACACTGGATCTGCATTTCAACCCACGTTTTGGTGAATCCACCATAGTCTGCAATTCATGGGATGGCAACAACTGGGGGCAGGAGCAACGGGAAGATCACATGTGCTTCAGCCCAGGGTCAGAGGTCAAG TTCACCGTGACCTTTGAGAGTGACAAATTCAAGGTGAAGCTGCCAGATGGGTACCAGCTAACCTTTCCCAATAGGCTGGGCCACAGCCACCTGAGCTACCTGAGTGTGCTGGGAGGGTTCAGCCTCTTCTCCTTCAAGCTTGGCTGA
- the LGALS2 gene encoding galectin-2 isoform X1, which translates to MSGKFEIMNMDMKLGTTLKIKGKIADDANGFVINLGQGTDTLDLHFNPRFGESTIVCNSWDGNNWGQEQREDHMCFSPGSEVKFTVTFESDKFKVKLPDGYQLTFPNRLGHSHLSYLSVLGGFSLFSFKLG; encoded by the exons ATGTCG GGGAAATTTGAGATTATGAACATGGACATGAAGTTGGGGACAACCCTGAAGATCAAGGGCAAGATCGCCGATGATGCTAATGG CTTTGTGATTAATCTGGGCCAGGGGACAGACACACTGGATCTGCATTTCAACCCACGTTTTGGTGAATCCACCATAGTCTGCAATTCATGGGATGGCAACAACTGGGGGCAGGAGCAACGGGAAGATCACATGTGCTTCAGCCCAGGGTCAGAGGTCAAG TTCACCGTGACCTTTGAGAGTGACAAATTCAAGGTGAAGCTGCCAGATGGGTACCAGCTAACCTTTCCCAATAGGCTGGGCCACAGCCACCTGAGCTACCTGAGTGTGCTGGGAGGGTTCAGCCTCTTCTCCTTCAAGCTTGGCTGA